The Lycium barbarum isolate Lr01 chromosome 11, ASM1917538v2, whole genome shotgun sequence genome contains the following window.
ATTttaatttggatgaaaataactAAATAATGAAAATAAGTGTCAAAAGAGTGAAAAAATATGGCAatttatttggaaatcaagaatatttctATCTAATACAATCACGAGGAAGCGGATTTTGTTCCCACCAAACTAAAACAATATGTTGATGTCTCTAGTAAACCAAAGTCATCATTCAATATATCTATTTTACTTCAATTTCTTCTTTACAAATAGTAACAAAATAATATGAAGGCATGACTACTAAGCTGATCAGACCAAGAGCAAAACTGGGCCTAGCAAAAAGACTAACAATAGGAATATGCCTACCAAAAAACCCAGTATGCTCCTAAAGATCATTCAATCtaccaaaaggaaaagaaaaaggaaaaaagaagaaagataaGCAATCCAGAGAAGTTGCTATTGCTACTGATGAACAGGTGAATAAGACTAGCACCAATGACAAACCGATGAACAACAATGATCCAACAGAGAACCACCAGCAAGAAGAGGGGAGCAGTTCCAGCTCCCATCTTCAGCAACATGAAGAGAGTACTCAACACAGCACCAATGAAATTGAGCATGGAAATAACAACTTGGAGGCCGTGAACAACAACAATCAGGGTAAGGAACATCAAGGTATGCAGCATTTATTATGGCAGCCTGATGATGATACTACTAGTATCCCATCAGAAATCATGGCACTACTAGGTATAAAACTCACTGTTGATTTGAACACTGGCCCTGCTACAGAGAATGTGCATATCAAGGAACCCATTCAGAACTACAAAATGAATGAGGGAACCAAAAGGCAACGACAACAAAAGGAGCAACGTGCCAAATGTGTGAACCAGTAGATTGAAGTTTCCTCTTCCAACAGGATCATAGTTATGATACCAGAGGATCAACTCCAATCAGAACCTCTTAAGACCAACATCAATGATGGTTTTTCTCCTGCAAAGAAAGTCAAGAATAGAAACAAAAGAAACAACAAGAAGAACAAAGACAAAACCTCCTCCTCTGAAGAGGGAGGAAGCAAAAATTGATTACCCCCCCTCCCTGTTTTTATGATTAGTTCCATTTTTTGGAATATTAGGGAGGTAAAATCAAGGAAAGCCATCCACAGGCTTAAAAAAACTCATTCAAATGAACAAAGTGGATCTCATTGTTATCATAGAACCCTTTGTCAATATGAACAAGCTTAGTAAATACATGAGATTTCTAGGCTATCAACACAGTATTTCAAATACTAATGGTCAAATTTGGTTATTTTGGACTGGGGACCATCATACTCAGGTGGTTGTTAGCTCAGACCAACAGATTACCGTTAAGAAACACTACAATCCTTCAAACTGTGAACTCTTCATTACTGATGTATATGCTAAATGCAGTTCTAGGGAAAGACAAGACTTATGGGCTGATTTTATCAATGTTCATCAGCTGATCCAAGGGCCTTGGTGCATTGGGGGAGACTTTAATGTCATCCTAGACCCTGATGAGAACCTGGGAGGCAAACCTCATAGGATGAGGAATAGCTTTGACTTTAGCACCTGTATGGATGCTTGTGAAGTTTCTGACTTGGGATTTGTAGGCCCAAAGTATACTTGGTGCAACAACAGAAAACCAAGAAAGAGAATATGGAGTATACTTGGTGCAACAACAGAAAACCAAGAAAAAGAATATGGAAGAGGCTTGACAGGGTGTTCATTAATGATGATTGGGCGCAAATCTTTACCAACTGTCAAGTTAGATGTCATCATGATTAACATGATAATATTAAATATTTCAAATTCTTGGACTTCTGGGTAAGTCAACCAACCTTTCTTTAGTTAGTGGAGCAATCATGGAACACTAATGTTATTGGTAATCCTATGTGGAGACTGCAGTCCAAGCTCAAGCTTCTCAGTAAAAATCTAAGTACTTGGTCCAGAGAAGTAGTTGGAAATGTTTTTGAGCAGGTCAAAATTTGGGAGGATAAAATGCTTATCTTGGAAGATCAGGACTTACACCTCAACAGTGAAATCACCAGAGAGGCTCTCAACAAAGACCAGGCAGAATACATCAAGTGGATGAATATGTAAGATAACCTTCTGAAACAGAAATCTCATGTAGATTGGTTTGAAGAAGGGGATTGCAATTCCAAATATTTTCACAGTGTTATTAGAGATAGAAAAAGGATGCTCCACTTACACAGAATCAGAAATCACCATGACACATGGATTCAGGGAGATGATAGCATAGCTAATGCTGCTGTTCATCACTTTGACCACCTTTTTAATCTCCCTCACTCTTTTACAGACTTTAATATTGTTGATTGTATTCCCAGTATTATTACTAATTAATATAATTATTTCCTTACAGGTGTCCCTGATTATGATGAGATCAAAAGGGTTGTATTTAGCATGAGTGCCTCCAGTGCTGGACCTGATGGCTTCAATGGTACCTTCTATCATAAATGTTGGGATATCATTGGAAATGATATCAAAGATTTTGTACAAAGTTTCTATTTAGGCAAAAAGCTTACAAAATACTTTACTCATACTTGCCTTGTTT
Protein-coding sequences here:
- the LOC132619448 gene encoding uncharacterized protein LOC132619448, whose translation is MNKLSKYMRFLGYQHSISNTNGQIWLFWTGDHHTQVVVSSDQQITVKKHYNPSNCELFITDVYAKCSSRERQDLWADFINVHQLIQGPWCIGGDFNVILDPDENLGGKPHRMRNSFDFSTCMDACEVSDLGFVGPKYTWCNNRKPRKRIWSILGATTENQEKEYGRGLTGCSLMMIGRKSLPTVKLDVIMINMIILNISNSWTSGEVVGNVFEQVKIWEDKMLILEDQDLHLNSEITREALNKDQAEYIKWMNIIRNHHDTWIQGDDSIANAAVHHFDHLFNLPHSFTDFNIVDCVPDYDEIKRVVFSMSASSAGPDGFNGTFYHKCWDIIGNDIKDFILSIRLNPLLDKLISENQSGFVKGRLITENVLLAQVIVHGIKNYKNKWMSWDFLLAVMKKFGFADNMLSLIGNLLAGVWHSIILNGNRSGFFTSTQGLKLDARGPIINHLAYANDIVIFCGGNNKSIKLIKHQIKRYENASGQKVNNNKSFFITAPNTSVYRTNRIRKVSGFMDKPFPFTYLGRPIYYGRKNSHLFDDMLSKIVKKLNGWC